Sequence from the Desulfobulbaceae bacterium genome:
CTTCTAGAATAAGCCCTACCGAGAGGTACAACGGGATGGCTCCCCGCATCGCCAGGTCATTGACCGTACCGTTAACCGCCAGATCGCCGATGGTGCCTCCTGGGAAGAAAATAGGGTCCACAACAAAAGAATCTGTAGAGAAGGCCAGGCGTTCAGTTCCCAAGGTGATGAGGGCACTATCTTCGAGGCTATGCCGATCGGCAGTGTTGAAAATAGGGAGAAACATTTTCTCGATAAGTTCGTGAGAAACAAGGCCACCACTACCGTGATCTAAAGTGATTTTTTTCATAATGATTCATTTACTGTGCTGATATAGTCAGGGAAAAGTTTACTTGTGGTATCGATAGTAGGCGGCGCAAGAGCCTTCAGAAGAGACCATGCAGGGGCCAACTGGGTGATCTGGTCGGCATGCTTTTTTGAAAAGCTTACAGTCCGGAGGCATAAAAATTCCCTTGAGAACCTTACCACACTGACAGCCAGGTGTGTCTTTACCTTTTACCTGAGGGAGATTAAACTTTTTCACTGAATCAAATTTTTCAAATTCTGACCTGATTTTCAGGCCGCTGTCGTCGATGGTGCCGATTCCTCGCCATTCAGCTGAGCACGGTTCGAAAACCTGGTACATGATAGCCATAGCCTTACTGTTACCTTTTTCATATACGGCCCGCTGGTAGGAAATTTCAACTTTAGCTGGCTCATTGTTTATGCATTGTTGGGCAAGCATCACAATACCGTGTAAAATATCTACAGCCTCAAAGCCAGCGATTACGCAAGGTATGTTGTACTTTTTGACAAAAGGCAGGTAGGCTGCGGCCCCAATCATTATTGAGACATGCCCTGGGCATAATAGCCCGTTAATATGTACTTCAGGGTCAGAAGCTAATGCCTGCAGGGCTGGCGGCATCAGTTTATGTG
This genomic interval carries:
- the hypD gene encoding hydrogenase formation protein HypD, giving the protein MEWIQAFRNTDAALTLAKKLHSLNLHPIRLMEVCGTHTMAIAQNGIRELMPPAITLTSGPGCPVCVTAVQEIDTFVAASRIDNTIITTFGDLIKVPGSTSSLIKEMGTKAVVKIVYSALDALDIARKNPDKEIIFLGVGFETTTPTIAAAILQAAASNIDNFSVISAHKLMPPALQALASDPEVHINGLLCPGHVSIMIGAAAYLPFVKKYNIPCVIAGFEAVDILHGIVMLAQQCINNEPAKVEISYQRAVYEKGNSKAMAIMYQVFEPCSAEWRGIGTIDDSGLKIRSEFEKFDSVKKFNLPQVKGKDTPGCQCGKVLKGIFMPPDCKLFKKACRPDHPVGPCMVSSEGSCAAYYRYHK